The following proteins come from a genomic window of Enterococcus gilvus ATCC BAA-350:
- a CDS encoding FUSC family protein: MSHFQSLFLFNKSKDTFFRPLGSGLSIAIPILLSFFLKDIQVASLGVMGSFAYLSFQRRSVLYNVQAICVHGILLFLSFSLGLYAASISWAIPLIISVISFTAFILTKMYQIPKPSYSFIIMLFATGITLPETHHVVQTSYYLLFGIVGAIISGLLVCFIERLPLKTSVNPHERLSFKDKYYVTIYEFPDLFIKAINFSTILFLTAYISYLLRDYSGQWILISASSVLAGEYTQKIKERSLHRIIGTILGLMVGFLLIALDFPNFVNLILLIPLNIGVEYFMSRNYAVANVFINPQVLLLVSLVSTTDKYNFVYYRFISLIIGVSLTIVLVLIFDYSLKIFRRDY; the protein is encoded by the coding sequence ATGAGTCATTTTCAGAGTTTATTTTTGTTTAACAAAAGTAAGGATACTTTTTTTCGCCCGTTAGGCTCGGGATTGTCAATTGCCATTCCGATACTGCTTTCCTTTTTTCTAAAGGACATTCAAGTTGCTTCATTAGGTGTAATGGGGTCATTTGCGTATTTGTCCTTTCAAAGGAGATCCGTTTTATATAATGTTCAAGCAATTTGTGTGCATGGAATTCTATTATTTCTTTCTTTTTCATTAGGGCTGTATGCGGCCTCTATTTCTTGGGCAATTCCTCTCATTATCAGTGTTATTTCTTTTACAGCATTTATACTAACGAAAATGTATCAAATCCCTAAACCCAGTTATTCTTTCATCATTATGCTATTTGCTACAGGAATTACGTTACCTGAGACACATCATGTAGTGCAAACCAGCTATTATTTACTTTTTGGAATTGTTGGAGCCATTATCTCTGGTCTTTTGGTTTGTTTCATCGAGAGGCTACCGTTAAAGACGAGTGTTAACCCCCACGAGAGACTGAGTTTCAAAGATAAATATTATGTGACTATTTATGAGTTTCCAGATTTGTTTATTAAAGCCATCAATTTTTCGACGATTCTTTTTTTAACGGCCTATATTTCATATTTATTAAGAGATTATAGTGGTCAATGGATACTAATATCTGCCTCTTCCGTACTTGCTGGAGAATATACACAGAAAATAAAAGAACGCTCACTCCACCGAATTATTGGGACAATCCTTGGACTAATGGTCGGGTTTTTATTGATTGCTCTTGATTTTCCAAACTTTGTCAATCTTATATTATTGATTCCTTTAAACATTGGTGTTGAGTACTTCATGTCACGTAATTACGCTGTTGCCAATGTATTCATTAATCCGCAAGTCCTTCTTTTAGTCAGTTTAGTATCAACGACAGACAAATATAATTTTGTTTATTATCGTTTTATCAGCTTAATTATAGGGGTTAGCCTGACAATTGTCTTAGTCCTCATTTTCGACTACAGCTTGAAAATCTTTAGAAGGGATTATTAA
- a CDS encoding NAD(P)-binding domain-containing protein, with product MVKIAVVGGHGQVGQGIVRELTSQGHSVVLMGRNVQKMEAFAELFSPVLEQREVDLTIAVSPEALADLDMVIVCLDQTDTRFIEQCQQLGIDYLDISANSDFLKKVDSLPTPKKST from the coding sequence ATGGTAAAAATAGCAGTGGTCGGGGGTCACGGCCAGGTCGGGCAAGGAATCGTCAGGGAATTAACGAGTCAAGGACATTCTGTTGTTTTGATGGGAAGAAATGTACAGAAGATGGAGGCATTCGCAGAACTTTTTTCACCTGTTTTAGAGCAGCGTGAAGTAGACCTGACCATAGCGGTCAGTCCTGAAGCACTAGCAGATCTTGATATGGTAATTGTTTGTTTGGATCAAACAGACACGCGATTTATCGAACAGTGCCAACAATTAGGCATTGATTATTTAGATATCAGTGCAAATAGTGATTTTTTGAAGAAAGTTGATTCACTGCCTACTCCTAAAAAAAGCACGTGA
- a CDS encoding dipeptidase: MNVIDMHCDTIMKIYQSSGTNLRENNFQIDLLRMKESPTKLQNFAMFVPLDEVDDPYRVCREMIACYYTEMKRNTDLIQPISTIEDYEENLAAKRLSALLTMEEGAPLAGRLDRLQEFYDLGVRMLTLTWNFKNEIGFPNSIYWDNEQQKLDSEQKGLTKQGIAIVQRMEELGMIIDVSHGSDQLVRDVLTYTKKPFVASHSNARSIHNHPRNLPDELIAGIALRGGVIGINFFESFIQSPDNPQSLVEGIVHHIEHFIKVGGIECVGIGTDFDGIEENPQLPDVRSIEKLDDGLRAAGVSSSAREQIFHKNVERVYREIL; encoded by the coding sequence ATGAACGTCATTGATATGCATTGTGATACGATCATGAAAATATACCAATCCTCAGGAACTAACCTAAGAGAAAATAACTTTCAAATTGATCTGCTCCGTATGAAGGAAAGTCCAACGAAATTGCAGAACTTTGCGATGTTTGTTCCTTTAGATGAAGTAGACGATCCTTATCGTGTGTGTCGAGAGATGATTGCTTGTTATTACACCGAAATGAAAAGAAATACCGATTTGATTCAACCGATTTCTACTATTGAAGACTATGAAGAAAATCTCGCTGCGAAGCGTTTAAGTGCTCTTTTGACTATGGAAGAGGGGGCGCCACTTGCTGGTCGATTAGATCGATTACAGGAATTCTATGATTTGGGCGTACGAATGTTAACTCTCACTTGGAATTTTAAGAATGAGATTGGCTTCCCTAATTCGATTTACTGGGACAATGAACAACAAAAACTAGATTCTGAACAAAAAGGACTAACAAAACAAGGGATCGCCATTGTACAACGCATGGAGGAACTTGGAATGATCATCGATGTCTCCCACGGATCAGACCAATTAGTTCGGGATGTTTTGACATACACCAAGAAACCTTTTGTAGCCAGTCATTCGAATGCACGGTCAATACACAATCATCCGCGTAATTTACCAGATGAATTGATCGCTGGCATCGCTCTTCGGGGTGGTGTTATTGGCATAAACTTTTTTGAATCCTTTATTCAATCACCAGATAACCCTCAGTCCCTTGTGGAAGGAATCGTTCATCATATCGAACATTTTATCAAAGTTGGTGGCATTGAATGCGTAGGAATAGGGACCGATTTTGATGGTATTGAAGAAAATCCTCAGTTGCCCGATGTCCGATCGATTGAAAAACTTGATGATGGGTTACGTGCAGCAGGCGTTTCTTCTAGTGCGCGTGAACAGATTTTCCATAAGAATGTTGAACGGGTATATCGTGAAATTTTATAG
- the dhaL gene encoding dihydroxyacetone kinase subunit DhaL — translation MLVTVKEIQAWLSDYTEAIEKNKDYLSELDTPIGDGDHGNNMNRGMSEYQKAFEAKQPQTITETFKVLSMALISKVGGASGPLYGSAFMNLTKASKDLTEITSEKQLGDLFETGLSGIQARGKAVAGDKTMVDVWQPVVEQLKHSDLSKNNIEAAKGQTKDMQAKKGRASYLGERSIGHIDPGAASSALLFQSLLPYLN, via the coding sequence ATGTTAGTAACAGTAAAAGAAATTCAAGCATGGTTGTCAGATTATACTGAAGCCATCGAGAAAAACAAAGATTACCTTAGCGAATTGGACACACCAATCGGCGATGGCGACCACGGAAACAATATGAATCGCGGGATGAGCGAATATCAAAAGGCCTTTGAAGCAAAACAACCACAAACGATCACCGAGACCTTCAAGGTGCTTTCGATGGCGCTGATCTCAAAAGTCGGCGGTGCTTCTGGCCCACTATATGGCTCCGCTTTTATGAACCTAACCAAAGCCTCAAAAGATCTCACAGAAATTACTAGCGAAAAGCAATTAGGAGACCTTTTTGAGACTGGACTATCAGGGATTCAAGCACGCGGCAAAGCAGTGGCGGGCGATAAGACGATGGTAGATGTTTGGCAGCCTGTCGTAGAACAGTTAAAACATTCTGATCTGTCCAAAAACAATATCGAAGCCGCCAAAGGACAAACCAAAGATATGCAGGCAAAAAAAGGCCGGGCTTCTTACTTGGGCGAACGTTCAATTGGACACATTGATCCAGGTGCCGCCTCTAGCGCCCTGCTCTTTCAAAGCTTATTACCCTACCTAAACTGA
- the dhaK gene encoding dihydroxyacetone kinase subunit DhaK, translated as MKKIINEPKEIIEEMLIGIVNSYPSLVHRVEDSRVVAKNAPAKQVGLVSGGGSGHEPAHAGFVGDGMLSAAVLGDVFTSPTPDQIEIAIKEADQGQGVLLIVKNYTGDILNFEMAKDLAEMSDIPTEIVVVDDDIAVEDSTYTAGKRGVAGTILVHKILGNAAKNGASLTELKEMGDRIVAATKTIGVALKAATVPEVGKPGFSLEDDEIEFGVGIHGEPGYRREKLQPSKELAKELVSKLLATYDQRPKKLGILVNGMGGTPLMEQFVFIHDVLNLLNAEKINVAFRKVGNYMTSIDMQGISLTFIDLADENWQKALNSSVTTISW; from the coding sequence ATGAAAAAAATCATCAATGAGCCAAAAGAGATTATCGAAGAAATGTTGATCGGCATCGTCAATAGCTACCCTAGTCTGGTTCACCGCGTGGAGGATTCTCGTGTCGTAGCGAAAAATGCGCCCGCTAAACAAGTCGGTCTCGTCTCTGGCGGTGGAAGCGGCCATGAACCCGCTCATGCAGGATTCGTTGGCGATGGCATGTTGAGTGCGGCTGTTTTAGGGGATGTCTTCACTTCTCCTACCCCCGATCAGATTGAGATTGCGATTAAAGAAGCAGACCAAGGGCAAGGTGTCCTATTGATCGTCAAAAATTACACTGGCGATATTTTGAACTTTGAAATGGCAAAAGATTTAGCCGAAATGAGCGATATTCCTACCGAGATCGTCGTCGTTGATGATGACATCGCAGTCGAAGATAGTACCTATACGGCTGGTAAACGTGGCGTTGCCGGCACCATTTTAGTGCATAAAATACTCGGTAACGCCGCAAAAAACGGTGCCAGTTTGACGGAATTGAAAGAAATGGGCGATCGCATCGTTGCCGCGACGAAGACGATTGGTGTTGCATTAAAAGCAGCAACAGTACCTGAAGTTGGCAAACCAGGGTTTTCATTAGAGGATGACGAGATCGAATTTGGTGTCGGCATTCATGGTGAACCCGGTTACCGTCGCGAAAAACTCCAACCCTCAAAGGAACTTGCGAAAGAACTTGTCAGCAAATTGCTCGCTACCTACGATCAACGCCCAAAGAAACTTGGTATTTTGGTCAATGGGATGGGCGGAACACCCTTGATGGAACAATTCGTCTTCATCCATGATGTCTTGAATCTGCTGAACGCAGAAAAAATCAACGTTGCTTTCCGCAAGGTCGGAAACTACATGACCTCGATTGACATGCAAGGAATATCGTTGACGTTCATCGACTTGGCTGATGAAAACTGGCAAAAGGCTTTGAACAGCTCCGTCACAACAATCTCTTGGTAA